The following coding sequences lie in one Phalacrocorax aristotelis chromosome 4, bGulAri2.1, whole genome shotgun sequence genomic window:
- the TMEM128 gene encoding transmembrane protein 128 isoform X2 produces MEAGISGGEPLPRFRRPLRLRAEPRDPPLPQPPSGGGGTAEESAAVERKRKPLTRLNIHSAFWILASIAVTYYFDFLKTVKETIEADSWWFAAGSCLLAVCLSVAFYCILYLEWYCGIEDYDAQYPALIPITTATFIAAAVCFNIALWPVWSFMTPLLLFIQFMGVVMLVSLLG; encoded by the exons ATGGAGGCGGGCATCAGTGGCGGGGAGCCGCTCCCGCGGTTCCGGAGGCCTTTGCGGCTCAGGGCAGAGCCCCGCGACCCGCCGCTACCTCAGCCACCTTCGGGAGGCGGCGGGACGGCTG AAGAGTCTGCAGCTgtagagaggaagaggaagccTCTTACCAGACTGAACATTCATTCCGCATTCTGGATTTTGGCATCAATTGCTGTGACATActactttgattttttaaaaactgttaaagAAACTATCGAAGCAGATAG TTGGTGgtttgctgctggcagctgcttaTTGGCTGTGTGTTTATCTGTTGCCTTTTACTGCATACTATATCTTGAGTGGTACTGTGGAATTGAGGACTATGATGCGCAGTATCCAGCACTGATACCTATCACGACAGCTACCTTTATTGCAGCAGCAGTTTG TTTCAACATTGCCTTGTGGCCTGTCTGGTCGTTTATGACACCTTTGTTGCTCTTCATTCAGTTTATGGGTGTTGTGATGCTTGTGTCACTCCTGGGATAA
- the TMEM128 gene encoding transmembrane protein 128 isoform X1: MRGGRGGSGRSLLTAEESAAVERKRKPLTRLNIHSAFWILASIAVTYYFDFLKTVKETIEADSWWFAAGSCLLAVCLSVAFYCILYLEWYCGIEDYDAQYPALIPITTATFIAAAVCFNIALWPVWSFMTPLLLFIQFMGVVMLVSLLG; encoded by the exons ATgcgcggcgggagggggggaagtGGACGGAGTCTGCTCACGGCAG AAGAGTCTGCAGCTgtagagaggaagaggaagccTCTTACCAGACTGAACATTCATTCCGCATTCTGGATTTTGGCATCAATTGCTGTGACATActactttgattttttaaaaactgttaaagAAACTATCGAAGCAGATAG TTGGTGgtttgctgctggcagctgcttaTTGGCTGTGTGTTTATCTGTTGCCTTTTACTGCATACTATATCTTGAGTGGTACTGTGGAATTGAGGACTATGATGCGCAGTATCCAGCACTGATACCTATCACGACAGCTACCTTTATTGCAGCAGCAGTTTG TTTCAACATTGCCTTGTGGCCTGTCTGGTCGTTTATGACACCTTTGTTGCTCTTCATTCAGTTTATGGGTGTTGTGATGCTTGTGTCACTCCTGGGATAA